The following proteins are co-located in the Cutaneotrichosporon cavernicola HIS019 DNA, chromosome: 3 genome:
- a CDS encoding uncharacterized protein (Luciferase-like monooxygenase): MAPTEAPNGLYARPRAPKAAPTTATVAGIINRVASTSISPPSPPPEKSLSAQSPPASFQSSAESSGSLSPRAAPAAKPDITQVFAGIDARRRSSTSSTGSVDGTHLRTAFRNAATSVWVITSSHAGHPVGFTAITVNSVCVDPPMVSFNVGRTSSSLDTLSRSLRFAAHLLREDQGHIATRFSATTSKRFSNDDWSWGEDGLPKLPSLARFSGDIVSFSVAGDNLLAIGRLDNITLSPGKPLVYHGGVYGSLTPPPLKKRIYLNAFDMCCVGHQAPGMWTHPSDRARTYKDLEYWINLAQLLERGGFDSLFLADVVGIYDVYRGSRDAAVRSASQVPVNDPVGPISAMAAVTKRLGFGVTVSLTYELPYAFARRMSTLDHLTKGRVAWNVVTSYLKSAATNLGLETQVPHDERYNIAEEFMEVCYKLWENSWEDDAVLEPAEAAEKGIYAHPDKVHDIEHEGKYFHVPGAHLCEPSPQRTPYLFQAGASTKGQAFAAKHAESVFIAGPTVPHLKKITSGIRASAREQGRDPANVKIFALVTIITGSTEEAAQAKYDEYRQYASIEGALALYGGWAGVDLSTIDVDQPLEYVENDAIRSVNQMWSKQGTGDEVWTPRKIAEKIAIGGLGPLIVGSATNVANQLEQWIDEADLDGFNLAYAVTPNTFEDIIEHVVPELRRRGRVPEQVPDAPRKTLRESMGGPEATAYVTPDHPAYKHKRRQL, from the coding sequence ATGGCTCCTACGGAGGCACCCAACGGGCTCTATGCCCGCCCGCGCGCTCCCAAGGCCGCACCAACGACCGCGACCGTCGCTGGCATCATCAACCGCGTTGCCTCTACGTCAATCtcaccgccatcgccgcctccgGAGAAGAGTCTGTCGGCCCAGTCTCCTCCGGCCTCGTTCCAGTCCTCGGCTGAGTCGTCAGGTTCCCTCTCACCCAGGGCTGCACCGGCTGCGAAGCCTGACATCACGCAGGTGTTTGCTGGCATTGACGCCCGGcgacgctcgtcgacctccagTACAGGCTCAGTCGACGGGACCCACCTGCGCACGGCGTTCCGCAACGCTGCGACGAGTGTCTGGGTCATCACCTCTTCTCATGCGGGCCATCCAGTCGGCTTCACCGCTATCACGGTGAACAGCGTGTGTGTCGACCCGCCGATGGTGTCGTTCAACGTTGGAAggacctcttcctcgctcgACACGCTTTCACGTTCGCTACGCTTTGCCGCGCATCTTCTACGCGAAGACCAGGGACACATCGCCACGCGCTTTTCAGCCACCACCTCGAAGCGCTTCTCGAACGATGATTGGAGCtggggcgaggatggcctACCAAAACTACCCTCGCTCGCCCGCTTCAGCGGCGATATCGTTTCATTTAGCGTAGCGGGTGACAACCTTCTAGCCATTGGGCGCCTGGACAACATCACCCTCTCGCCAGGCAAGCCTCTCGTGTACCACGGAGGTGTGTACGGCTCACTCACACCGCCGCCTTTAAAGAAGCGCATCTACCTCAACGCGTTTGACATGTGCTGTGTCGGCCACCAGGCACCCGGCATGTGGACGCACCCATCCGACCGGGCGCGCACCTACAAGGACCTTGAGTACTGGATCAACCTGGCCCAGTTGCTCGAACGCGGAGGGTTTGATTCTCTATTCCTCGctgacgtcgtcggcatctACGACGTATATCGCGGCAgccgcgacgcggcggtcCGCTCCGCCTCGCAGGTGCCGGTGAACGATCCCGTTGGGCCGATCAGCGCCATGGCAGCGGTGACTAAGCGCCTTGGCTTCGGTGTCACAGTGAGCCTTACGTACGAACTTCCGTACGCCTTTGCGCGTCGCATGAGCACTCTCGACCACTTGACAAAGGGCCGTGTTGCTTGGAATGTCGTCACATCCTACCTTAAGAGCGCCGCGaccaacctcggcctcgagacGCAAGTACCGCACGACGAGCGATACAACATCGCCGAGGAATTCATGGAGGTGTGTTACAAGCTCTGGGAGAACTCGTGGGAGGACGATGCGGTACTTGAgcccgccgaggccgcagAGAAAGGTATCTACGCCCACCCCGACAAAGTACACGACATCGAGCACGAGGGCAAGTACTTTCACGTGCCAGGTGCACATCTCTGTGAGCCAAGTCCGCAACGCACACCGTACCTCTTCCAGGCAGGCGCGAGCACAAAGGGGCAAGCGTTTGCGGCTAAACACGCCGAGAGCGTGTTTATTGCCGGGCCCACCGTGCCGCACCTCAAGAAGATTACGAGCGGCATccgcgccagcgcgcgcgaACAAGGCCGTGACCCTGCCAACGTCAAGATCTTCGCTCTGGTAACAATCATCACCGGCTCAaccgaggaggcggcccAGGCCAAGTACGACGAGTACAGGCAGTATGCGAGCATCGAGGGTGCCCTCGCACTGTATGGAGGGTGGGCAGGTGTCGACCTGTCCAccatcgacgtcgaccaACCGCTCGAGTACGTCGAGAACGATGCCATCCGCTCCGTGAACCAGATGTGGAGTAAGCAGGGGACaggcgacgaggtgtgGACGCCGCGCAAGATCGCGGAGAAAATAGCCATTGGCGGGCTGGGCCCACTAATCGTCGGAAGCGCAACCAACGTTGCCAACCAGCTCGAACAGTGGATCGACGAAGCTGACCTCGACGGCTTCAACCTCGCGTACGCCGTCACACCCAACACATTCGAGGACATCATTGAGCACGTCGTACCAGAACTCCGCCGTCGGGGTCGAGTCCCCGAGCAGGTGCCCGACGCGCCCCGCAAGACACTCCGCGAGTCGATGGGTGGGCccgaggcgacggcgtaCGTCACACCCGACCACCCCGCATATAAGCACAAGAGGCGACAACTGTAG